cctattatttttagctcacctgtcacaaagtgacaaggtgagcttttgtgatcgcgcggtgtccgtcgtccgtgcgtccgtaacttttgcttgtgaccactctagaggtcacatttttcatgggatctttatgaaagttggtcagactgttcatcttgatgatatctaggtcaagttcgaaactgggtcacgtgccttcaaaaactaggtcagtaggtctaaaaataaaaaaaccttgtgacctcgctagaggccatatatttcacaagatcttcatgaaaattggtcagaatgtttatattgatgatatctaggtcaagttcgaaactgggtcacatgccttcaaaaactaggtcagtaggtctaaaaatagaaaaaccttgtgacctctctagaggccatatatttcacaagatcttcatgaaaattggtcagaacgtttaccttgatgatatctaggtcaagttcgaaactgggtcacgtgccttcaaaaactaggtcagtaggtcaaataatagaaaaactttgtgacctctctaaaggccatatttttcataggatctgtatgaaagttggtccgagtgttcatcttgatgatacctaggtcaggttcgaaagtgggtcacgtgcggtcaaaaactaggtcataaggtcttaaaatagaaaaaccttgtgacctctctagaggccatatatttcatgagatcttcatgaaaattggtcagaatgttcatcttgatgatatctaggtcaagttcgaaagtgggtcacgtgccatcaaaaactaggtcagtaggtcaagtaatagaaaaaccttgtgacctctctagaggccatatttttcatgggatctgtatgaaagtagtctgaatgttcatcttaatgatatctaggtcgagttcgaaagtgggtcacataccttcaaaaactaggtcagtaggtcaaataatagaaaaaccttgtgacctctctaaaggccatatttttcatgggatctgtatgaaagttggtctgaatgttcatcttgatgatatctaggtcaagttcgaaactgggtcaactgcggtcaaaaactaggtcattaggtctaaaaatagaaaaaccttgtgacctctctagaggccatacttgtgaatggatcttcacaaaaattggtcagaatgttcacattgatgatatctcggtcagttttgaaactgggtcacgtgccttaaaaaacttgatgatatctaggtaaagttcaaaacagggtcacgtaccttcgaaaactaggtcaataggtcaaataatagaaaaaccttgtgacctctctagaggccatatttttcaatggatcttcatgaaaattggtcagaatttttatcttgataatacctaggtcatgttcaaaactaggtcacaatgtcaaataatagaaaaaacgacgtcatactcaaaactgggtcatgtgggaagaggtgagcgattcaggaccatcatggtcctcctgTTTGTTATTTGTATACTGAAATTGCCATGTCCGGAATTTATGTATTAAACACATTTCAAAGGAAATTTTCACATATTCTTGGAATTTACAGTACTCATAGAGATAGAAATAATGCTGTTTAAAAGTTTCACATGTCTTTTTTACATTTCAGAGATAGGAAATTGTGTGATGTTAAGTTCTTTAGATCTCCAGCATAATGAGCTTTTAGATATTCCTGACTCTATAGGCAATCTCCGATCCTTGACAAGGTTAGGTCTAAGGTAAGAGCACTATACTTTTTCCCATACCAagtagtcgagtgcgctgtctcctctgacagctcttgtccCATACCAaactgaatttttagctcacctgagtatgTAGTGCTCAGAATGAGCTGACATGATCACTAGCAGTTCTCTCCCTGGGACAAAGTTGGCCTCACCCTAGGGTTAACTTGTTTTACGTGGACTTGTATAAGAAAATCTGTATtgatcttcttgtctgaagctACAAGAGCCAAAGTGTAGACATTTGGTGTAAGAAAatccttaaaaaatcttcttgcctgaagtTACAAGAGCCAGAGCTGTggcatttggtatgtagcatttggTCGTCCTCTACCATATTTGTTCAATCATGCCTCTAGGGTCTAAATTCATCTGGCACTTGTTACTTTCAGCTGTGCATTATGTTGAAAAAAGTTGGCATAAACCTTCAATTTAACAAGCTGGTATGCCATATGTCTACGATGAAAAATCATGTAGTTTCTgcagaattacctcccttttacaTTAGCAGTTAAAAGCTATAGATTTTCAGATATGCAGCTTTAAATCTGAACATTTTGCTTTATAACATTTGTGTAGCACAGTATTGTATATACAGCCCAACTTGGATACCCACAATACTGCCCTTTGCTCAAACTCGTGAGGTTGCAGCCAAGTctctttataatttataaaatatttacattctcccTATTAAACATCTGGCTAGTgtaattcatggatttgcaaatcctattctgtcgttcattggCATTTCTTAATTGTTGAATGGCTGGAACAACTGGTAACTCTAAATAAATTTTATCAGTCCAGTCGCGTTCGTGTGAACAAAGGTTGACTGTACATCATTGACTAAGCTGCAGGCGAGATAATACGTCAATTTCCAGTCTGGGACTGTATATTTCACAACAGTACTTCATTCTCAGTCTTGTTATTTATTACAGCAGCTCCTGTCTTCGTGTATCCCAACATAATTTAAGTGTTTAAAAAATTGATGAACAGTCtgtttttagaaagaaaaaaagttgaaatgGTGTTAATGCAATGCAAAAATAACTGACTAATTTTAGCTTGTCCTCCTTTTAAGAAATGGTGTTGCTAAATTAACCATACATTTAAGGAATTTGAGTAATTTCTCCATATCTTTGCAGGTATAATAGATTGACGTGTGTTCCAGCATCATTAGCTAACTGTACACTGATGGATGAATTCAACGTAGAAGGAAATAATATATCAACATTGCCTGTAAGTCATTTTAGCCTGgaagattatatatatatttctgtcatataaaagtttaaaaatgcaAAGCATGATAATAATATTGCATAAATGGATTGGATAGTGTAGATCTGAAGGTTACATCTTTCTGgcataaaatagtaaaaatgctACTGGCCACTGAATCATGttagtcaaggtcacactataTTAAGGGTGATTCAACTGTCAAACCAGGATTTCAGTGGTTGAACTAGGAAGTGATCTTTCTCTGCTGAGCCAGGCTAAATACATGTAACCGCAAATGCTGGGTAGACTGTGtattatgtttgttgtttttgcttAGAGTATTGATCTCTTTAGGGAAGGAAtctgtccagctggcttacaggtTGGTGGTTAGACCCAGGTGCGTTCAGCAGCGTCCATACCTGAAATGGTGACTGGAGGGACACCTGGTTCTCCCTCCGATATCAATGTTGAAAAGTAGCCACATTATCTTTGCTGTGTCAAtgtgtctttaaaaaaaaaagttttatgtagctttttataaaataaatatatatgttacagGAGGGTTTGTTGTCGAGTTTAACAAGTTTGAAGTCATTCACTGTACCAAGGAATGCATTTCAGTCATATCCTACTGGAGGACCGTCACAGTTTGTCTCAGTTGAGGTAAGGTTTTACAGTCTGGCTGAAATTTGTTAACTCAATAaatactagggatgggaacgaatattcgaatattcgaaaatcggtcgaatattcgaatatgaaaatcagattcgaatattcgtaaattattgtattttttttttccaaaaaaagtatcattgattttgggcaatatgagcatgctaattctacagaataaaaccatgtcatgtttgtttatcgagtatcaaaagatgtccaattaagaAGAAAATAGTTGGcagggccatcgttacggattaacagtttacaacaggcgtcaatgtgtcagatgcatgtcaaaagatgtccagtTAACAAGACAATTACCTGGGTTCATCGCTacagattaacagtttgtattaggcgtgaatgtgatatcttttttatcttttgttcatttttattggcgcctgttttatgtaacaagttgtagaattttttttttcgaaaacaataccaaacttgtagatattgccgatcttttcacaatattttgtacgacgtttcagaccatccgcagaatcggttttcatccgcaatcggccgtattcgaattaaattttgaagtactttataataaaatcaagacatagcatatgattgatgcataagttcatgttgaaggaggtttaagtctgccttacttgctttttacacgacgatttttacacgccgattgaaaaatttcaaaatggcggcggtaatacaacagtgcgtcacgtgtttaaatgggacgacctgctatttttaaataaaattgcgacggtctaaattataaccgttttgatatttttgtatcattttgaagctaaaacaccgaattagttaaatatgttcatgattatactgacagaatcgtgaaataaaacgctaggatcggcgggttttgctaggtaggatcgggttacccgaaacaaacatttgttggtcttattacgtacgatgatccactctttaaacaaatgaatacgttgtgtatatgccaatcacttaataagaatttaaagcttccattaaaataaaccgaatattcgaatatattcgaataaggcaaaccgaatattcgaatattgatttcagtattcgttcccatccctaataaatACCAGTTTATCTATTGTCTTTATGACCCTGTTCATCTGTTTGTCTGTCCATATGAAAGGCTTGGTTTTTCAGCTATAAATTTGAAATGATTTGGGGGATTGCAATGAAACTTTGCACAGATGTTAAGCATCAATATATTTGTTGTACTGATTGTAAGTAATCTGGTCCATACAGCAAGTTCACAGGCAAGGTCAAATTAAAAATAGATAAGGTATCGGCTAGTGTGCCTTGGCTGTTATTATTAAACAAATTAAAGGATTTCATTGGAACTTGACAATAATTTTAAGAATGATACTTCTGGGCCTCCGTAGTCAAGTGGTTTAGTGGCTAGACTCCCCATTTTTGTGTTCGTAATCTTGCTTTGGGTGTAGAGTTCTTTAATGTGAAGAAGTCATACAGTTAGCTTATGGAAAGTGGCGGATCTACGCAGATGCCCGTCTGAgcttgaaataatgcatgaagagACATCTGGGGTCTACCTATACAATTAAAAGCAGAAAATTCATTCTATGACCTGTAATTGActtggtgtgatgttaaatccaATAAATATACAATGAAAACAATTGTGTGTCATACACAAGTCAGGGCGGTACATCCAGTGTGAAGCtctttatgcccccgaagggaggcatattagttttcaactgtacgtccgtttgttcgttcgttcgttcgttcataacaacgttaacttttttgcatgaaggcactttactcgcgaaccactgcacccatgaccttcaaactttacatgctgatagtacttattgagtacacgacccctactgattttggggtcaaaggtgaaggtcaccaggtcaaaggtcaaggcactgcggggggcatttgtcaccattaatgACAGCAGCTGCTCTTGTTGATTAATATCTTAGTGTAAATATGTCCcgcatatttcttttaaactattCTGCGGACTTAATGAAACTTTGAACATAGTTTAAACATGGTGAAATTTGTCATTTGCACAAGTCCAGTTTGTATGGACAACACAGACAACAGCACTTGGTTAGAGTAAGGGTTATCATACCTATCTATAACAGTTAAACAACTGAAACTGAATATATTGAAAAGAATTTGATTTGTAccttaaaggccaaggtcaaaggCAAGGGTAAACATACCTGCCCATAGCTTTTAAACAATACTGAAACTGAACATGAGGAGAAAGTTTGCCTTGCTCAAGACTCTGGTTCATACCTCAGCAGTCAAGGTGAACTGCAACAACACTTGGGTTGAGATTATATCAGTACTTCAGTTGATTTAGACAAGAAAAATAGGTTTTTAAGATGCAAATGTCATACAGCTTTGTTACAGAAAACATAAATGTAGGTTAGATTTTAACCAAGTTTGTAAATACTCCATACGGTAAGTGTACCATTTCAGGATAACACTATTTAAGTTTGGAACAATGTGTCACGACTAATTTCTGAGACGTGAACATTTTAGAGAAGTATTCTAATTCTTGCTATGTTaagatacatgtaatattttctaCTGCCTGAATATTTTCAGTCAATCAACATGGAGCACAACCAGATAAACAAGGTTCCATATGGGATATTTTCTGCAGCTAAATGTCTCTCCAAGTTAAACATGAAAGATAATCAGCTCACCTCACTACCTCTAGGTAAGTTAGAGTAATCTCCCTTTGGTATACTAAATGTAAGGAAATGACAGAAAAAGTCTGCTCCTTTAGATACCTCGTGTCTTCATCCTgttgaaaaaaacataaaaaattttgcttaaggtagttctgcacgtcaggatcgaaattttttctacaatgtagaatttgattaaactctgatttttcaaaacatcggaatatactaagaaaattcagcaaataaaaaagatagggtcgtgtgcttgattttttgctagactgatttgaaaaatttcgacctcacgcaagttttcgtaatgggagtctatggaaaaaacgcaattttcaaaacattttcgcgaatagaaatctttctacaatgtagattttaatgaaacttctcacagtcataaataaatatatggcctataatatggtgaaataaaatgtataggtccgtgtgcttatttttgagatatttggctatgattaaagtgaaccgcctatttaagctaattttaagacattattttgaattatttaacgtttaagatgttttaatatcatattttaactttagaaagatagtaacagtgccattttaatacatttattcacaggttgcccttaattcataaactgattttcgtttccgtacgctgaatccaggcattattctacgtttaccggataagtgacgttacgccatcacttccggtttttcaaacgtgcagaactaccttaaaatgttattatatatataataagaagCATACTCCGAAATCATTTAATTAAGTGGGTAAATCATTCAATTGAGGGTACACAGAATTTTCCAAAACTTTTCTTTGGATATGATTAGATTTCGATGTTTAAACATTACATGAATAAAAAATGTTgggatttgatttgatttttttggATTGACCCAACCtggaaatccacaaaaattagtaaCATGGATTTGTTACTACAAAATAAATGATGCCACAAAGATGGGATGAAGTGTGTTTTACATGttaaaaacaacagttttatgcaGGTTGTTGCTGTAATGTACAGGTAAAAGTCTAAATGATTATATTTCAGATATTGGCCAGTGGACGAACATGGTGGAACTTAATCTAGGAACCAATCAGCTCACTCGTATACCTGATGATATCCAGAATTTAGAAAAATTAGAAAACCTTATACTTAGTAATAACTCATTAAAGGTAAGGTGTAAGACATAATTCATTATTGCATGTGAAATTGCGTCTGAAGGTTGAGACTGAAGTTAAAAACTTGCCACATTTAAAGCTGGGTAAATCAAAATAGTGTAttgtatagaggatatttgtttgttttagtgtaagatcgaaatatatttcaccgagtgaacactataatgcaatattttcacgagtggcgcagccacgagaaatgtaaattatggtgttcacgagtgaaatatatttcagtcttacactgaaacaaacaaattttctatttattttatgcattttaatggttttaaccaaattatattcagtttgcccgcgcaacgtcacgtgcatcgcatcataacgtGATAATGTCGagacgtcaggatgtctttgtagaaaatctataaataattttattacgttttctgatttctctgacatttaattatgatacaatgtaaatatttattgatccttttattattttcatacatctttacctttactgaagaatattctgcaaggaatttcctatcatttataattcataacatttcacattcaaatgtagttctatactagtgaaaaataaaaatgacattttcactgtttgaaacagtgaaaatatcaattttttttttcactgataaATGTTAGTATTTCACAGTAGAGTATAAAATAAATAGTAATACCGGTAACTGTAAAAAGTTAACACATCAATTGAtgtcaaaataaaacagaaaagtaGATGCTGTGTGATAAGTTAGAAAAGTAAACTCTAGACTGGTGttgtaaatattattaaaattttattttttaaagaaaggcTAGAGTTGGTATGGCCATGTAATAAGTCAGGaaagcttaacctttagcctgctggcagcaagtgattctgcctttgcaaccagcgcagaccaagatcagcctgcatgtctgtgaaggctgatcatggtctctgcactgttcactgttcagtcagtaaactttcatTGAGCgccctttcgaataataaatggtactgcccaaattaaacgATGGACcggaccattttagaaatttagcaggctagaGGTTAATACAGGTGACCACTACAGCAAGTTtaactgtatttcagagattacCTGCAAGCATAGGAAACTTGAAAAAACTACAAGTGCTAGatttagaagaaaacaaattAGAATCCCTCCCACAAGAAATAGGTAGGCAGTTCTTCATTGTtatgtgttattattattattattattattattcttattatacCTAACTTATATAgtactcttttcatacaaaatatgtacgttcaaaagtgctttacaaaaacataaagaacacatacatacacatacatacatgaaaaGATATTGGTGTTGACATTCCTGTCCTCATGAAATGCAAGGGGTGATGTAAATGTATatacttgatatatatataaggGCTACTTTCATTACACAGCTTTTGTATTTAGCAGTCTTCAGGCAAAAAAGGCCTGGGCCTAAACTGTTCCAGCTAAATTGAAAATAGTATAAatgctaaaaatgcaataaaatcataaggGATGTGAGCTGTGGAGGTTGAGAGCAAAAATACCTCCGGAAGTCGCTAGAATGAACCATTTAACGTTCAATTTCGAAAGTAGATGTGGAGAGAATGTCCGAGACACCTAGAGAAATCTTCTCTGCAGGCCTACAACTTCAAAATTTGGTCTTTAAACAAAGATTGTGATACTGTAGATTGTGATGTGATTAGTTAATTTGTTTTGCCTTATGTCATTTTGCGATATGATACATAAATTTGATGTTAAGAATTCCCATTTCCgagttttgttataatttttggaTTTATAATATTCACATGTATGCTGAATTTGCATGTGACTCGGTTAAAAAGTAGTAGCAAAAAATAAAGCTTTGGTAAATATTACCCAATATACGGAATATTTAGATTCTTTGCTTTATACCTTGcatgtaaataattatttcattgacATTGACAGGTCAGTTACGAGAATTACGGCGTCTAGTGGTACAAACAAATCAACTTACGTCATTACCAAGAGCTATAGGGTATGTGTTACTTGTGTTTTCCTTTTAAGGTATacttggtctggatccatgctggtagcaaacccactatgttggttttctcatggcgcggctcagttagcTATTAAAGTTGCATTCTGTTGCAACAATTTCCATTTGTTCATGACCAAGAGAATAGTTGGATTGAGAGTAGGGCAACTTGTAgctaaagaaattatttggttTTGTTGGGCTTTAAGTTACACTGACTTTGGATTAGGTAATATATTTACTACACAGCTTTTAGGTACAGGAGGAACCCATGCTGGTCAGGTTGTTAAGGTATCATTGACCTGTCCTACAGGTCGCTGGTTTGGGCCTCACTGGATGACAACCAGGCCGTCTCGTATGACgttagtactggtttttccaggaaacaTACTCAGTAGTGATTCAGATAAGCTTCaggctttcatcacaatcaagctaaaacaataaattaatataaactaaggTGCCCTTTGAGTCATTATTTTTTGCACAAGTACTTAATGATAAAACCACCGACCTGAAACGAGTAAACTAAATTTGTGATGCTAGATGTCACAGTAGCATGAAGTCATTGATATTAACCAGTTACACATTGTGGCTCTAAGTTGTCAAGATAGGTTAGGTAaatacaatatgtttaaaaacaacaagaacaaGAATTGTTTCTGTCTGACTGACTAATCTGTATTTTCTATTACAGGTGTTTAAGTAATTTACAATATTTAGGTGCTGGAGAAAATCATCTCACTTCCATACCAACAGAAATAGGTATGTTTAAGACCAGAAATTTTTTAATTGTTAGAACAAATGCCATGTATTTTCGCGACCTAAACTTTCCTAGTTTGTTGACAACTCAATTGTGGTTGTAAAGAAAACAGTCCTGAAAAAAACTTATTATatgtaaacaaaagtttgaagAGTTGGACTATATCTGCGCTGTCTGACAAGAACCAACAACTTAGATTtataaagaaaatcttgaaaaacaaattaataatatttCACAAAGGGATaccttttaagttttaaactaGTATaactaaatgttaaaaattcccAGTTTTCTTGATTAGCCGATGCTTTTTTCCAATTTTGACAGCTTTCTACATAAAAGATTCCCAATTTGATCAGGGGCCTTTTCCCATAAAACCCTTGAAAAAGCCTTGATAATGTATTTTCATGTGGATGATACATAATGTaacaaaaactgaatattttattttttgtctacAGGTGCTCTAGAAAGTTTAGAATCCTTGTATATAAATGACAATGCCGAGTTACATTCGCTACCGTATGAGCTAGCACTGTGTTACAATCTGCAAATTATGAGTATTGAAAACTGTCCTCTCAGTCAGCTACCCCCAGAAATAGTGGCACGAGGCCCATCATTAGTGATACAGGTAATCTTATATGACTTTTAACTTTTTAATACTTTATGCAAGGGCCCGTTTTTTTGTAGTAAAAGTTTTATTAGTCTTTAC
This Mercenaria mercenaria strain notata chromosome 17, MADL_Memer_1, whole genome shotgun sequence DNA region includes the following protein-coding sequences:
- the LOC123537331 gene encoding leucine-rich repeat protein SHOC-2-like; amino-acid sequence: MSISKKGNKGKGNDAVASRLADFTGEKEIPIAGHSKMSSLEQEDANSGPECDPSVNDLANSLESSSLIYSRETGKDKKSGGACANPAASQQPSNLVKTVYLQMPGQRQPKQISRRNPLKADLDVGKVFKKCKEDQSTRLDLSKSQITVILPTVKELVHLKELYLYGNKIVQLPIEIGCLVNLETFALNENSLTNLPDTMEDLKKLRLLDLRHNRLTEIPEVVYQLRSLTTLLIRFNRIRTVGDGIRNLTNLTMFTLRENKIRELPKGIGCLVHLSTFDVSHNHLEHLPTEIGNCVMLSSLDLQHNELLDIPDSIGNLRSLTRLGLRYNRLTCVPASLANCTLMDEFNVEGNNISTLPEGLLSSLTSLKSFTVPRNAFQSYPTGGPSQFVSVESINMEHNQINKVPYGIFSAAKCLSKLNMKDNQLTSLPLDIGQWTNMVELNLGTNQLTRIPDDIQNLEKLENLILSNNSLKRLPASIGNLKKLQVLDLEENKLESLPQEIGQLRELRRLVVQTNQLTSLPRAIGCLSNLQYLGAGENHLTSIPTEIGALESLESLYINDNAELHSLPYELALCYNLQIMSIENCPLSQLPPEIVARGPSLVIQFLKMNGQYCNM